From the genome of Pseudomonas sp. TMP9, one region includes:
- the rplC gene encoding 50S ribosomal protein L3, which translates to MTIGVVGRKCGMTRIFTEEGVSIPVTVIEIEPNRVTQFKTEESDGYRAVQVTVGERRASRVTKAQAGHFAKANVAAGRTVMEFRLEEGEYQAGDLINAEIFQAGQLVDVTGQSKGKGFAGTIKRWNFRGQDNTHGNSVSHRVPGSIGQCQTPGRVFKGKKMSGHMGAERVTVQSLEVVRVDAERNLLLVKGAVPGATGGNLVVRPAAKARG; encoded by the coding sequence ATGACTATTGGTGTAGTCGGTCGCAAGTGCGGTATGACCCGCATTTTCACCGAAGAAGGTGTCTCCATTCCTGTTACGGTCATTGAGATCGAGCCGAATCGAGTCACCCAGTTCAAAACCGAAGAGTCCGATGGCTATCGTGCAGTGCAAGTCACTGTCGGTGAGCGTCGCGCTTCTCGTGTCACTAAGGCGCAAGCCGGCCATTTCGCTAAGGCGAACGTCGCGGCAGGTCGTACTGTTATGGAATTTCGTCTTGAAGAAGGCGAGTACCAGGCAGGTGATCTGATCAACGCTGAAATATTCCAAGCTGGTCAACTGGTGGATGTCACCGGTCAGTCCAAAGGTAAAGGCTTTGCCGGTACCATCAAGCGTTGGAATTTCCGCGGCCAAGACAACACCCACGGTAACTCCGTGTCCCACCGTGTTCCGGGTTCTATTGGCCAGTGCCAGACCCCAGGTCGCGTATTCAAGGGCAAAAAAATGTCCGGTCACATGGGTGCTGAGCGCGTGACTGTGCAGTCCCTGGAAGTAGTGCGCGTCGATGCTGAACGCAACCTGCTGCTGGTCAAGGGTGCCGTTCCTGGTGCTACTGGCGGCAACCTGGTTGTCCGTCCGGCAGCCAAGGCTCGCGGTTAA